A window of Nocardiopsis sp. Huas11 genomic DNA:
CCGCCCACCGGCACGCCTTCGAGCGAGGCCGCCGACACCAGGGAGACGTTCGCGTCCGGGCCCTGGATCAGGAGGGCGGAGGCGTGGTTGGCGACGGGCCGCAGCGTGCCGGCCGAGTACAGGTAGGAGGCGCCGCTCTCCTTGTCGATGACCAGCCGCCCCTCCTGGCGCCAGGTGCCGGCCCCGCCGGGGAAGATCAGCCCGAAGACGAGGAAGCCCACGCATACCAGCGCCGCGATGGCGACGCCGACGTAGGTGCCGGTCCGGGTGCGGCGCATGGGGGCGTCGACCGCGTCGGGGTCGGCCTCCAGCATCGCCGTGCCCAGGCGCCCCACGGTGAACGTGTGCGCCATGACACGGTCGCGACGTGACTGCATCTCACCCGCCGATCGAGCGCAGGGCGCCGAAGACGCCGAAGCCCGCCAGGACGAGGGAGAAGACCGCCACGCACAGCAGGAGCTGGATGATCTCGGCGGCCCTGCCCCAGTGCGGCAGCTGGCGGCGCCCGGGCACCGACCACGACACGAGCGCCAGGACCGTGGTGACGGCGAAGAGCGCGAGCAGGGTCAGCGAGCGCACCACCGGGGAGGCCGACAGCGCGCCGTCCAGGGCCAGTGCGGTCAGCCCGGTCCAGGCCGGCGCGACCATGGACACGCGCTGCCAGGCGCTCGCGAGGCCGCGCGTCTGCAGCAGCATCACCAGGGAGACGATGACGCACACCGTCACCGCGACCCAGCCGGTCGACACGGCCAGCGCGACCAGGCACACGGTCAGCACCGCTCCGGTCGAGGCGTACAGGGCGGTCTGGAAGCGGTCGGCCAGGTGCGTGCGGTCCAGGACGGCGCGCGCGGGGAAGGGGTCGATGCCCTCCTGGAGCTGTTCGGGGTTGGCGGGCAGCGGGGGCAGCCGCAGTCCGGCCAGACGGAACGCCAGTTGCGGGGCGAACGTGCCGGTGAGCAGGGCGACCAGCGCGATCAGGCCCGCCACGGCCGCCACGGAGGCGCCCGGCAGGAACATCAGCGACAGGGCGCCCAGCAGCACCAGTACCTCGGCGGTGAGCAGCCCGGCGAAGAACGGCACCGATCCGGCCACGGCGGCCACGCCCAGCACGGTCGCCCCGGCCGCGCACATCGCCGCGGTGAGCAGGACCGCGCCGAGCAGCGCCAGTCCCGGTTCGCCGGTGGGGATCGAGGCCCCGGCCATGGCCATGTACAGGGTCGCCATCGCGGCCAGACCCGTGGCCGCGGGCAGGTCGCCCATCGCGCGGGAGGCCGCCCAGGCCGACAGCAGCATCAGGACCGCGGAGGACCCGGCGGTCAGCGCGGTCAGCCCGCCGGAGCCGCCGGTGGCCAGCACCACCAGGCCGGTCAGCAGGACGAGCAGGCCCAGGCACTGGAGCAGGCCGCGGGTGAAGGCGGGGCGCCAGCGGTCGGGGCGCTCGGACATGCCCGTGGCGACCCCGTCGGTGAGGTCGTCGAAGTGGATGGGCGGCAGCTGGTCCCGGCGGGGGCGCAGGTAGAGCGTCTCCCCGTGGCACAGGCCTAGCGACCTGATGGTCTCGTCCTCCTCGAACGGCTCGTCGCCGAGCTGTTGCAGCACCCAGCCGTCGTGTTCGAGCCCGCTTTCGTCGAGGTCCTCGCCGTTGTCGCCCTCGGCGTAGAGCACGAAGGTCGGCAGCAGCTCGGACAGGGGCACCTCCGACGGTGCGGCGATCTCGAAGGACCTGCTGGGAGCGCGGATGAGGAGGCGGCACAGGTCCGCGACGGCAGGATCGTTCATCGGATTCCCACCCATTCGGGCGACTCGTTCTGGAGTGTGAGTGACCGTAACACCGGGTGACACTTTTTTGGAAGTGTGTGTGTTACAGCCCCTACGGTTGTGGTCTCGTGTGGCAACGATAGCGTTTGCTTGGCATCATGGGAACGGGTGGTCCCGACGAGGGCCACTCCGGTCACCGCTTCGGACAAGGGAGGCACCCGCCCGTGAGCACGATCCTCGTCCGCCGACCGCCCCGCCGCCCCGGCCCGGACCTGCCCAAGGGCGAGATCACCCTCCAGGAACCGCCCGAACTCGCCGAACCGCAGTCGAGCATGTCGTCGGTGTTCATGTACCTGCCGATGGCCCTGACCTCGATGGCGATGATGATGCTCTTCATCCGCCCGGGCAGCGGTGGCAGTTCGGTCATGCCCTACGTCGCCGGCGGCATGATGCTCGTCGGCGCCGTGGCGATGCTCGGCGGCCAGTACCTGCGCGTGCAGTTGGAGCGCCGCCGCAGGCTCAACGACGACCGGCGCGACTACCTGCGCTACCTGGGGCAGATGCGGACCCGGCTGCGCGAGGTGGTCACCGAGCAGCGCGACGCCATGCTCTGGCGGGCGCCCCAGCCCGACGCCCTGTGGTCGATCGTGCGGACCTCCCGGCTGTGGGAGCGCCGGGCCGCCGACGCCGACTTCGCCGAAGTGCGCATCGGAGTCGGCGAGCAGGCGATGGCCATGACCATTTCCCCGGTCGCCTCCAAACCGGTCGAGGACCTCGAACCCCTCACCGCGCACGCCCTGCGACGCTTCATCCGCGCCTACGGCACCGTGGAGGACCAGCCCGTCCAGGTGTACCTGCGCGGCTACGCGCGGGTCTCGCTGCGCGGCGACACCGAGGCCTGCCGCGCCCTGGTGCGCGCCCTCGTCGGCCAGCTCACCGTCTTCCACGCGCACGACGAGCTGCGCGTGGCCGTGTGCGCCTCGGACGAGGCCCGCCCGGCGTGGGTGTGGACCAAGTGGCTGCCGCACACCCAGCACCACGCCGCACGCGACGGCGCCGGATCGGCGCGCCTGATCAGCGCCAACGCCCTGGAGCTGGAACGGCTCATCGGCGACGACATGGCCGACCGCCCGCGCTACGACCCCTCCGCCGTCCCCGACCGGGACGAGCCCTACACCGTCATCGTCGTCGACGGCGGCGAGGTCCCCGTCGGCTCGCGCCTGCTCGGCGGCGGCTACCGCAACGCCGTCGTCATCGACGTGGCCGACCCCATGCCGCCCGACGACGACCCCTACAGCCTCTCGCTGCGGGTCGAGAAGGACCGGCTCGTGGTGCTCTCCCAGGACCACAGCGGCCGCTCCGTGGAGACCGCGCTCGGCCGGCCCGACGCCCTCAGCGCCACCCGGGCCACCAGCCTCGCCCGGCTCGTGGCCCCCTACCGGGTCAGCATGCAGGTCGAGGTCACCGAACCGCTGACCACGGACTTCGAACTCACCACCCTGGTCGGCGTCCCCGACCTGCACGCCCACGACACCGAGCGCATGTGGAGCGAGCTGCACCCCAAGAACCGGCTGCGCGTGCCCATCGGCATCACCGCGGAGGGCGCGCCGCTGGAACTGGACCTCAAGGAGTCGGCCCTGGGCGGCATGGGGCCGCACGGCATGCTGATCGGTGCGACCGGCTCCGGCAAGAGCGAGCTGCTGCGCACCCTCGTCCTGGCGCTCGCGATGACCCACTCCTCCGAGACGCTCAACTTCGTCCTCGTCGACTTCAAGGGCGGCGCCACCTTCATCGGCCTGGACGGGCTGCGCCACACCTCCGCCCTGATCACCAACCTCGCCGACGAGGCGATCCTGGTCGACCGCATGCAGGACGCCCTGCACGGCGAGCTCATCCGCCGCCAGGAACTGCTGCGCGCCGCCGGGAACTTCAGCTCCGTCCACGAGTACGAGCGGGCCCGCGAGGCCGATCCCTCCATGGACCCGCTGCCGACCCTGTTCGTGGTCGTGGACGAGTTCAGCGAGCTGCTGGCCGCCCACCGCGACTTCATGGACCTCTTCGTCATGATCGGCCGCCTCGGCCGCAGTCTCGGTGTGCACCTGCTGCTCGCCTCGCAGCGCCTGGACGAGGGACGCACGCACCAGCTGGAGGGGCACTTGTCCTATCGGATCGCGCTGCGCACCTTCTCCGCGATCGAGAGCCGCGGTGTGCTCGGCGTCCCCGACGCCCACCAGCTCCCGTCCTCACCCGGCAACGGCTACCTCAAGACCGACACCGAGACCCTCATCCGCTTCAAGGCCGCCTACGTCTCCGGCGCCTACCGGGTGCGCCGGCGCGCGGCGCGGCGCCATGCCGTGGGCGGCGAGGTCGTGCCGTTCCTCGACGGGTACGTGCCCCCGGCCGCGCCCGAACCCGAGGCGCCCGTGGAGGAGGAGGCCGAGGAGAACCCGGACACCCTGCTGGCGGTGGCCCTGGACCGGCTGCACGGGCACGGCCCCGCCGCCCGGGAGGTGTGGCTCCCGCCGCTGGACGTGCCGCCGCTGCTCGACGAACTGCTGCGCATGGTGGGCGTCCGCCTGCCCGAGGGCGGGCCGGCCTGGACCGACGCCGGACGGCTGAAGGTCCCCCTGGGCATGGTCGACCGGCCCTTCGAGCACACCCGGCTGCCGCTCACCGCCGACCTGACCGGCGCGGGCGGCCACGTGGGCATCGCGGGCGGCCCGCAGAGCGGCAAGAGCACGCTGCTGGCCTCGCTCATCCTCGGCCTGTCGGTCCTCAACACCCCCGCCCAGGTGCAGTTCTACGGCATCGACTGCGGCGGCGGCGTGCTCCAGACGCTCGGCTCCCTGCCGCACGTGGGCAGTGTCGCCGCGCGCACCGACGAGCGGCGCATCAACCGCACCATCATGGAGATGCACGAGCTCATCACCAAGCGGGAGACGTTCTTCGCGGAGAACGGCATCGACTCGATGGCGACCTACCGCCGCCGCAGGGCGGCCGGCGAGTTCGCCGACCAGCCCCACGGCGACGTCTTCCTCGTCATCGACGGCTGGGGCACCATCCGCCAGGACCTCACCGACCTGGTCGCCCCCATCGTCCAGCTCGTCCAGCGCGGCCTCAACTACGGGCTGCACGTCGTGGTCGCGTCCCCGCGCTGGGCCGACTTCAACACCGGCGTGCGCGACCTCATGGGCACCCGGATCGAGCTGCGGCTGGGCGACCCGGTCGACTCCATGGTGCACATGCGCGTGGCCCAGACCGTCCCCCGCGTGCCCGGCCGCGGGATCACCGACGACAAGTACCACTTCCTCACCGGCCTGCCCCGGGCCGACGGCGACCCCGACCCGGTCACCCTCTCGGCCGGGGTGGCCGAGCTCATCGGGCGGATCCGCGACGCCTGGGACGGCCCCGAGGCCCCGCCCGTGCGCACGCTCCCGCGGGTCCTGCACGCGGCCGACCTGCCCTCGTCCGAGCTGACCCCGGCCGGTGGGCTCCAGGTGGCCCTGGGACTGGAGAGCCGACGGATGCAGCCGTTCTGGCACGACTTCTCCGCCACGCCGCACCTGATCGTGGTCGGCGACACCGAGACCGGCAAGACCACTCTGCTCCGCCACATCACGAACGCGATCCGCGAGCACTACGGCCCGGGCACCGCCCGCGTGGTCCTGGCCGACCAGCGGCGCCAGCTCTTCGACGCCGTCCCCAAGGAGATGCAGCTCGGCTACGCGGTCTCGGCCGACAGCGTCAAGGAGATGATGGTCGCCGCCGCCCAGGCGATGAAGGCCCGGCTGCCCGGGCCGGAGATCGAACCCGAGCGCATCCGCAAGCGCGACTGGTGGACCGGGCCGGAGCTGTTCCTGGTCATCGACGACTTCGAGATGGTCTCCGGGAGCGGGCCCAGCCCGCTCGCGCCCCTGTTGCCGCTGCTGTCCCAGGGCGCCGAGATCGGGATGCACGTCATCCTGGTGCACGCGGCGGGCGGCTTCGCCCGAGCCTCGTCCGACCCCGTCATCCGCTCGCTCATCGACTTCAACACACCGAGCATCATGCTGTCCTGCCCGCCGTCGGAGGGCATGCTGTTCGGCAACGTCCGGGCGCGCAAGATGCCGCCCGGCCGCGCCCTGTGGATCTCCCGGCGCGATCCCGTCGAGGTCCAGCTCGCCATCGCGGAGGGCGCCTCGGAGTAGGGGGCGCGGCCGGGAGGTGCGGGCGGGCGCGGCCCCGGTGGCTCAGATGAGCGGGCGCGGGTCCTCCTCCGGGGTCACCCGCTCGCCCGCGGCGGCCGGGCGCCAGTTCCGGGTCCGGCCGTTGCGCACCACCACACCGGCGAGCGAGCACAGGACCACGACCAGACCGGCCGCGCCCACCACCGCCACGGTGCCGGGGAGCTCCACCGACCCGAGCGGCGACGGGTCCGGAACGAAGGGCTCGCCGGCGACCCCCGCCGTGCCCGCTTCGGCGGCGGCGACCGGGTCGCCGGACAGCGCGCCCGGCGGGTCGATCCGCCCGCTGCCCACCAGCGGGTCGCGGGGCCCCAGGGCCGAGCCGTAGGCGGTCGTCGTCAGCCGTTCCCGGATCTCCTCCGGCCCCGCGTCCGGCTCGCGCGCGGCCAGCAGCGCCGCCGTGCCCGCGGCGAAGGCGGCGGCCACACCGTCGCCCCCGGCCGTGAAGTGGCCCTCGCCGCCCGGACCCGCGCTCAGCACGCGGTCCCCGGGCGCGGTGACGTCGACCCGTGCCAGCTCGCCGTCGAACCGGACCAGGGGTTCGGCCAGCACGGGCGCCCCGTCGGCGTCGTGCGCGGCCACGCTCAGCACCGCCGGAGCCTGGGCCGGGTGACCGGGCACCGGGCCCTCGGAGGTGGGCACGGTGGCCGGGGCCACCACGAGCGAGCCCGCCTGCGCCGCCGCCTCGACCGCGTCGTCCAGGGCGTCTGAGCCCTCGGCGGCCGCGGTGCCCACCAGGACCACCTCCGCGCCCGCGTCGACGGCCGCCGCGATGCCCGAGGCGAGGTCGCCCGGGGCGACGACCCCCGTGTCCGCGTCGCCGGTCGGCACGGGGACCACTTCCGCCTCGGGAGCCACACCCACGAAGCCGCTCCCGGGCAGGGGCCGGGCGGCCACCACCCCGGCCAGGAAGGTGCCGTACCCCAGACAGTCGTCCGTGCCGCCCTCACCGACGGCGCCGGCCAGGGCCGGCACCTCCCCGTCCACGCCGGTGGCCAGGACGGCGACGGACACGCCGTGCCCCCGGCTGAGTTCGTGGGCGCTCGCCAGGCCCAGAGCGGGGAAGGTCCACGGGACCCGCTCCACGACGTCGGCACCGGGCTCGGTGCACGCGTCGTCGGCGCCCTTGAACTGGGTCACCTGGGGCAGGGCCGCGGGTTCGTCCGCCCACGCCGGCGCGGGGGCCACGGCGGGGGCCAGGAGCGGCCCGAACGCGAGCAGGGAGGCCGCGACCCCTCGCAGGCGGCGGCCGCGCGCAGGGGCCATCGGGCGCCGAGGTCGTCGTTCGCGCGGGGATCGGTGCTGGTCGGGGCGCTGCGGGTCCATGCGGAAGGTCTCTCCGGTGTCATCGTTGCGGGGTGTGCGGGGTGTGCGGGGTGTGCGGGGTGTGCGGGGTGTGCGGGGTGTGCGGGGTGTGCGGGGAGTGAGCCCTCTTGGTCAGGATCGGGCGATCAGCTCCAGCGTCGCCAGGTCGGGGGCGGTCGAGGGGGCCGAGCCCGGTGCGGGCGCGCCTCCTGCGGTGTCCACCGGTTCGGTCGCCGCCCGCTCCAGGGCCCGCAGCGGGCTCAGCCCCTCGCTCCTGCGCTCGGCGAGCCACCGGATCCAGTGGCCCTTGGCCGCCGCGCCCACCGCCCCAGCGTGCCCGGCGGTGACGAAGGACGCGGCGTCGTCGGTCTCGGCGGCCCACAGGTACCCCAGCACGTCGCCGTCCGCGCCGGTGCGGACCGGGAGGTAGCGCACCGCGCCCTCGGCCGTCGGCGGGTAGGTGCGCCGGTCCGCGGTGAACGGGCCCAGCGGCCCCCATGTGCGGGCGCGCTCCTCCCCGGGCCGTTCCCTGCGCTCAGCCATGTGCTCGTGCTCCCTCGTCCGTTCCGGTGCTCGCGCCGGGCCGCGCGACCGCCTCGCCGCCGCCGCTGGTGGCGGCCGCGGCCGGCGGCGGTGGCGGCAGGACCTCGGCGAAGAGGTCCCACGTCCCGTCCGGGCGCAGCCGGACGGCGGTGATGAGGTAGTCCGTTCCCCTGGCCACGATCAGCTCCCGCTGGGTGGGGAAACGGCTGCTGCGGCCCACCCACAGCGCGTGCGTCCCCGGTGGGAGGGTGAAGTGGATCCGGACCGGGTCGACGTAGCCGCCCGCGTACCCGAAGACGTCCGCGCCCAGGGACGTGGAGAGGTAGCCGGGCTCGTGCTGGAGGGTCCCGACCAGCGTCCCGGGGTCGTCGGAGAACCCGGTGAGGAAGTCGGCGCGGCTGAGCCCGCGGTGCGTGACGAGCGCCTCGGGCAGCGGACTGGAGCCGATGGCGGCGTCGAGGACGGCGATGTGCGCGTCGAGGTCGGCCAGGGTGGGGAAGTGGCCGAAGAGGTCGACGAGGTGGCCGGGCAGGCCCGCCCAGTCCCGCCACATCGCGAGTTCGGCGGCCGGGTCCGGCGCGGCCGTGATCTCCTCGACGACCGAGCGCACCGCGGGCGGCAGCTCCTCCGGCCGCGCGGCGGCGGCGAGGACGTCCTCGATCGTCGGCGTACGGCCGCCCGCCAGCACGTACAGCTCCCACGCGTCGCCGCCCTGCCGCCCCCAGTGGCTCAGGAGGGCCGGCCGCTCGGCCTCCGGGGTGCGCAGGAGTTCGTTGTAGGGGTTCGACCGCCGGGTGTAGGCCACCACGGCGTCCCGCTGGTGGGGCGGCAGGTGGGCGAACGCGCCGGGGCCGCGCCCAGGGTGCGAGAGGTGGCCCTCGCCGTACGCCTCTCCTTCCGCGTTGGTGCGGAAGTGGCGCACCCCGTCGGGGGCGAGCACGCCGGGCAGGTGCGGAACGGGGTGCTCCCGGTACCCTGCGTCGGCGTCCATGGCCGGGCTCGGCCGCCAGCCGGCGGGCGGCCGCCACCCGTCCGGCACGAACTCGGCCTCGACGAACCAGAGCGGTTCGACGGGCCCGCCTTCGGCGCGTCGGCCGGGGCGCCGGTAGACGCCGTGGACGACGTAGGAGCTGTTGCGGGGGATGAGGATCTCGCGCTCGCCGGACGCGTGGGAGAGCGGCGCGGCGTTGAGGCCGGAAAACCCCTGGGGGACCCGGAACATGAGGTAGAGCGGGCGGTCGTAGGGCGTGCGCGAGCCCACGGAGGTGGACACGTAGCTCGGTTCGGTGTGGACGGTCCCGACCAGGCGGGTGAGGGTGGCGGGGTCGTTCAGGTCGATGCCGAGGGTGTCGGTGAACGCGCTGTCGACGCCCTTGTGCACGATGAGGGGGACGGGGAGCGGGGAATCGGCGACCGCCCGGTCCACGCCTCGCACCAGCGAGGCGAAGTCGTCGCGCCGGTACACGCCGACGTTGCCGTGGCGCAGCCCCTCGTGGGCCAGGGTGTAGTCCGCTCCGGTGTAGTCGGAGACGGCCTCGGCGGCGGTCGGGTCGAAGACCCGGGGCAGGTGGATCTCGGCCCAGTGTGCGGCCTCGGTGTCGTCGGCGAACCGCAGGGCGTGGCCCATGCCGACACCTCCGGGTTCGTGGAGACTGCCATGCCACACCGGTGCCGGATCGAGTGTGTTGCGGACGTCGTCGTCACCGGTCAGGACCTCGCCGTCGCCCTCGGACGCGTCGTCGGAGTCGCTGTCGGATCCGTCGGAGCCGTCGGATCCGTCGGATCCGTGGGATCCGTCGTCGGAACCCGGTTCCCCGTCACCGGACCCGTCGTCCATGACGGTGTCGCCGGTCGCGGGAACGAAGGCCGGCATCACCAGCAGGTCGTCGGCGACCGGTGGGGTGGAGACCTGTACGGGGGAGGCCGGTGCCGGGGTGACGGTGTGGGCAGCGGGAGCGGTGGCGGCCGTCGAGGGCGGGAGGCCGCCCTCCGAGCCGCGCGGAGCGCTGCGCCAGTCATCGGGCGGGGTCCATCCGTCGGGGACGACCTCGGCCTCGACCACCCAGTGGTCGTTCTCGTAGAGCTCGTCGTGGACCGGGCGGACGTCGTGCACGACGAAGGTCGTGCCGCGGCGCAGGAGCACGTCGTGGCCGTCACCGGAACGGGACGACAGGTCGGAGGTGTTGAGCGCGGGGTAGCCCGCGGGCACCTTGAGGACGACGTCGACCGGGCGGCGGAAGTCCAGGGGCTGCTCCCCGGTCGTCGCGGTGGTGTACCCGGGATCGGTGTAGGTCCGACCGACCAGGCCGCGCATCGAGTCGGGGTCGGCGGGGGAGATCCCCAGACGGTCGGTGAAGCCGGGGTCCGCGCGGTGGCGCAGGACCAGCGGGTCGGGTGTCGTCGAGCCGCCGATCAGGGCGTCGAGGGTGTCGACGGCCTCGCGCGTGCGCGCGGGAGCGTGCTCGGGCGGGGTCCCGTTGCGCAGCGCGTCGTTCACGGCGGTCTCGCCGCCGCCCTCGGCCACGTCGCGGACGACGGCTGCTTCCGGCCCGGTCATCGTGGGCGGCTGCATCACGAGCGACAGGTACATCGTGCCCTGGTCGTGTCCGTCGAGGGTCTGGCCGTCGCGCATGCCCTGGGGGTGGGCGCCCTCCCCCCAGGCCGGGGGCGGCGGCCACGCGGAGGCGGATCGGGGCGGGCCGGTACCGGTCGTGGGGGACCGGTCGGCGGCCTCCTGCCACCGCGCGTCCCGCTCCACGGGCCGACTGGTCACCGCCTGGTCCGGAGCCCCGGTGGCCGGGCGCTCCTCGGTCGTGCCCGTGGTCGGGACGTACTCGGGGAAGGGCAGGTCCAGGAGCCCGTTGGGGTCGTAGGGCCGTTTGGGGTCCAGGTCGAACGGCCATGGGGAGGACTTCGGCCCGAAGGGGAGTCCGGGTGGGAAGGGCGGGGAGAGGCCGTCCAGGGAGGGGAAGGCGTCGTCGCTCTGAGCGGGGGCGGCGTCGCCGAACGGCCGGTCGGTGCCGTCGTCCCGAGTGTCGGGGGGCGGTGGAGCGCCCTGTTCGCGCCCGCTCCCCGGGTCGGTGCCGGTGCCCGTCCCACGCGCGGATCCACCGCTGCCGTCGCCTCTGTCGTTCCGGTCGTCCTTGGAGTCGTCGGTGGAGTCGTCCGCCGGCTCCGTGGGCGGGGTCCAGCCGTCGGGAACGATCTCGACGTCGACGGACCACGTTTTGAGGCCGTACTGGTCGTCGGGCAGCCGGGTGACGTCGTGGACGAGGTACGTCGCGTCGCGCCGGATCATCACCTCGTGCTCGTTGCGGTTGGTCACGCCGGGGACGTCCATCACGTTGAGCGCGGGATACCCCTGGGGCACCCTGATGGACAGTTGGATCCGCCGCTCGGGATAGAGCGGCTGGTGGGCCATGGCGGCGGACCCGTAGCCGGGGTCGGTGAACGTCCGTCCGACGAGTGAAACCATGCCGTCGACGGAGTTCGGCGACGCGTCCAACTGCGCGGGAAGCGTGTCGACGCTCCGGTAGAGCAGGATCGGCTCGGGGGCCCGGGACCGGTCCAGCGCCCCGTCCAGGTCCCGTACGGCGTCCCGCATGCTCGGCGTGGCGCGTTCCGGGGTGACCCCCGAACGCAGCTCGGGGTTGATCACGTAGCTGCCCTCGGCCGTGTAGTACCGGACGTAGGCGCTCTCCGTCGCGTTCAACGCGGGCGGGGGCATCCGCTGCGTCAGGTACGTCGCGGAGTCCTCGTAGGTGTCGAAGGTCCGCGTGCCCGGCATGCCCTCGGGGCCCCTGCGCCCGCCCCAGGCGGGCGGGGGCGGCCATCCCCGGGCGGGCTCGGATCGGCCGGCCGAGGATGCCGACGCGTCCCCGTGCCCTGTCGTCTCCGTTGACCAGGGAGGTCCGCCGGGGTTCGGGGTGAGGGCGGACATGACCATCGGGTGGGTCAGGTGTGACACGTCGGCACGCGGTGGACCCGTCCGGGGGCCGACGGTGCCGGTGTTCGGGTCGGCGCCGTCGCCGACCGCGTCCTGGTCTCCCCCGGGGGTCCGGGGTCCTGAGCCGGAGTCGTGGGGATCCCACTCGGTCGAGGGGTTCAGAAGCCGCTCCGACCGCTCCAGGAGCCGGTCGGCGTCCTGCCGCGCCCGCTCTGCCCGGTGTTCGAGGCCCTCCGCGTCGGTGCGGATACCGGTGGCCTGGCCGCGCGCGTCGTTCAGGGTCGTCCGGCTCGTGGCGAGGCCGCTCTCGGCGGTCCTGAGCTGCTGGGCCAGCGCGTCGAGGTTCTGCTGGGCGGCGGTGAGGTCCCTCTCGGCGTCACTCACCTGGGTCTCGAGGCCATGGGCCTTCTCCTGGAGCCCGGCCGCGTGCTCGGCGGCCGACTCGGCGTTCTTCTCGGCGGTGTCGCGCAGGTCGCGCAGCTCGTCGGCGCGGGTCCGCGCGGCCTCCGCGGCCTCCTCCGCCCGGGCGGCCGACGCCCGGAGGTCGTCGGCGTGCTCGCGGAGTTCCTGGACCGTGCCCTCGGTATCGGTGTCCCCGCCCCGGCGGTGGGCGAGATCGGCTGTTCGCCGGTCGAGTTCGGCCCGGGAGTCCGCGAGGTTCTGAGCGGCGGCTTCGGAGACCTCCCGGGCACGGTCGGCGGTGTCCTGGAGGTCTCGCGCGGACTGGTCGAGGCGGGCGGCCTCCTGTTGCCAGGCGTTGACGGAGTCGGCGTTCGCGGCCTCCTCGGCCCTCTCCTCCTGGTGGGTGTGGTAGCGGTCGCGCTCGGCCCGGGCGTTGTCGACGGCCCTTCCGTGCTCGTCGTGGGCTTCCTGGGCCGAGGTCTCCAACGGCCGGATCCGGTCGCGGAGTTCGCGGACCGTCAGCGCGAGCTCAGCGGTTTCCGCCGCGTATCGGGCCTGCTCGGCCCGGGTCCGGGCGCCGTCGGCGGCGGACTGCTGCTCCGCGTGCCGGGTGCCGAGGACCGCGGCGGTGGCGGCGGTGTCCCGGGCGGCCGTCTCGGCGTCCGCGGCGGCTTCGCGGGCGCGTGTGACCTGGGGCTTGAGCTGGGCCCGCTTCAGCTCGGCGATGTCGCGCTCCGCCTTGGCGGGCGGGAGGTCCCGTTCCTCCAGGCGCTGGACGTCCCGTTCCAGCCGTGCCACGTCCGCCTCGGCCCGTCGCTCCTGTTCCAGGACGTTCGGGAGCGCGGATCTGAGGTCCCCGGCCTGGGCGCGCAGGTCGGCGGAGAGCTTCTGCAGGCGTCGCGACTCGTCCAACGCACGCTCCGCCTCGGCCCGGCGCACCGGCGGCAGGTCGTCCTGTGTGCCGGGGGAGCGGTCCTGACGGGTGACGGGCTCCACGTTGAGCAGGGATCGGAAGGTATCCACGAGGTGCCCTCCGCGGCGTGGTCCGATGCCCGTTGTGTCGACGGGTTCGGCGGACTCGGCGACCGTGGGGAGGGCGCGGACGTGCGCCTTCCCCTTGCCGTCCTTCGGAGCCGGGACGGTGATGTCGCGGGGGTCCTCGACGAGCTTCCGGGTCCTGTCGAGGGTGGCCGTCCAGCGGTCGATGCTGGCGTTGAACTCGGTCAGGGCCCGGTCGTACCTGGCCTTCTGTGCGTCGTAGCGCTGCCGGGCGGCGTCGGCGTCGGTGCCGTTGACGGCGTCGTCGGCGAGTTGTTCCAGGGGGCCGCGCGCGTCCGCGTAGGCCTTCTCGGCGTCGGCGAAGTTCCGGCTCGCCTCGTGCAGGGTGTCGAAGACCGGACGGAGCCCGTCGGCCTGCTCACGGGTGAGGACGCCCATCGCGACCGCGTCCGACTCCGAGA
This region includes:
- the eccCa gene encoding type VII secretion protein EccCa is translated as MSTILVRRPPRRPGPDLPKGEITLQEPPELAEPQSSMSSVFMYLPMALTSMAMMMLFIRPGSGGSSVMPYVAGGMMLVGAVAMLGGQYLRVQLERRRRLNDDRRDYLRYLGQMRTRLREVVTEQRDAMLWRAPQPDALWSIVRTSRLWERRAADADFAEVRIGVGEQAMAMTISPVASKPVEDLEPLTAHALRRFIRAYGTVEDQPVQVYLRGYARVSLRGDTEACRALVRALVGQLTVFHAHDELRVAVCASDEARPAWVWTKWLPHTQHHAARDGAGSARLISANALELERLIGDDMADRPRYDPSAVPDRDEPYTVIVVDGGEVPVGSRLLGGGYRNAVVIDVADPMPPDDDPYSLSLRVEKDRLVVLSQDHSGRSVETALGRPDALSATRATSLARLVAPYRVSMQVEVTEPLTTDFELTTLVGVPDLHAHDTERMWSELHPKNRLRVPIGITAEGAPLELDLKESALGGMGPHGMLIGATGSGKSELLRTLVLALAMTHSSETLNFVLVDFKGGATFIGLDGLRHTSALITNLADEAILVDRMQDALHGELIRRQELLRAAGNFSSVHEYERAREADPSMDPLPTLFVVVDEFSELLAAHRDFMDLFVMIGRLGRSLGVHLLLASQRLDEGRTHQLEGHLSYRIALRTFSAIESRGVLGVPDAHQLPSSPGNGYLKTDTETLIRFKAAYVSGAYRVRRRAARRHAVGGEVVPFLDGYVPPAAPEPEAPVEEEAEENPDTLLAVALDRLHGHGPAAREVWLPPLDVPPLLDELLRMVGVRLPEGGPAWTDAGRLKVPLGMVDRPFEHTRLPLTADLTGAGGHVGIAGGPQSGKSTLLASLILGLSVLNTPAQVQFYGIDCGGGVLQTLGSLPHVGSVAARTDERRINRTIMEMHELITKRETFFAENGIDSMATYRRRRAAGEFADQPHGDVFLVIDGWGTIRQDLTDLVAPIVQLVQRGLNYGLHVVVASPRWADFNTGVRDLMGTRIELRLGDPVDSMVHMRVAQTVPRVPGRGITDDKYHFLTGLPRADGDPDPVTLSAGVAELIGRIRDAWDGPEAPPVRTLPRVLHAADLPSSELTPAGGLQVALGLESRRMQPFWHDFSATPHLIVVGDTETGKTTLLRHITNAIREHYGPGTARVVLADQRRQLFDAVPKEMQLGYAVSADSVKEMMVAAAQAMKARLPGPEIEPERIRKRDWWTGPELFLVIDDFEMVSGSGPSPLAPLLPLLSQGAEIGMHVILVHAAGGFARASSDPVIRSLIDFNTPSIMLSCPPSEGMLFGNVRARKMPPGRALWISRRDPVEVQLAIAEGASE
- the eccD gene encoding type VII secretion integral membrane protein EccD; translation: MNDPAVADLCRLLIRAPSRSFEIAAPSEVPLSELLPTFVLYAEGDNGEDLDESGLEHDGWVLQQLGDEPFEEDETIRSLGLCHGETLYLRPRRDQLPPIHFDDLTDGVATGMSERPDRWRPAFTRGLLQCLGLLVLLTGLVVLATGGSGGLTALTAGSSAVLMLLSAWAASRAMGDLPAATGLAAMATLYMAMAGASIPTGEPGLALLGAVLLTAAMCAAGATVLGVAAVAGSVPFFAGLLTAEVLVLLGALSLMFLPGASVAAVAGLIALVALLTGTFAPQLAFRLAGLRLPPLPANPEQLQEGIDPFPARAVLDRTHLADRFQTALYASTGAVLTVCLVALAVSTGWVAVTVCVIVSLVMLLQTRGLASAWQRVSMVAPAWTGLTALALDGALSASPVVRSLTLLALFAVTTVLALVSWSVPGRRQLPHWGRAAEIIQLLLCVAVFSLVLAGFGVFGALRSIGG
- a CDS encoding S8 family serine peptidase, with product MDPQRPDQHRSPRERRPRRPMAPARGRRLRGVAASLLAFGPLLAPAVAPAPAWADEPAALPQVTQFKGADDACTEPGADVVERVPWTFPALGLASAHELSRGHGVSVAVLATGVDGEVPALAGAVGEGGTDDCLGYGTFLAGVVAARPLPGSGFVGVAPEAEVVPVPTGDADTGVVAPGDLASGIAAAVDAGAEVVLVGTAAAEGSDALDDAVEAAAQAGSLVVAPATVPTSEGPVPGHPAQAPAVLSVAAHDADGAPVLAEPLVRFDGELARVDVTAPGDRVLSAGPGGEGHFTAGGDGVAAAFAAGTAALLAAREPDAGPEEIRERLTTTAYGSALGPRDPLVGSGRIDPPGALSGDPVAAAEAGTAGVAGEPFVPDPSPLGSVELPGTVAVVGAAGLVVVLCSLAGVVVRNGRTRNWRPAAAGERVTPEEDPRPLI